AATGAACAGTTGAACTTCCTAACGGTAACAAATAACAGTAGTAAGAATCATACAATAAACTAAACCATGAACTATGAAACTATTCTATAAGGAACAAAAATTCAGATCTAGAATCTAGAACTGTTACGTTAAATTTACAAGAGAATATAATGAATAAAGTTTATAGAAAGAGAACAAAAGCATGTAAATGGTAGGTAAGGTAAATGAAGAGAATAGTGATGAACCTGGAGCGAGTGAGGAGGTGTAAGTAGAAATGGAGAAGGAGGTGCAAAAAACAACACTCGCTCAGACCAGAATGACGGGGGTGGGTGATTTAGGCAACGACTCTATCTTGTGTATTTATAGTAGTTGATGCTCAATATGACTGGTTACCGGGTACTTCGGTTAGCCGTTAGATTTGACGCTAAAATCAAGGGGTTGGTGAGTTTTGTTTGTGTCACTGTCAGGGGATAGAGAGAAATTTAATAACTGGATATTGCCGGTCGTTACCAAACCTTACCGGTATCAGTCATCAGATCTGGTTTAAGGCGTGTCGTGTCGGTGGTAGATCTGCTGTTCTCTTCAATCCACCAATCTCTcctcattctattttttttttccttttcaaaataataaaataaaaaacatgatgAAATTTTATTACCTAAAAGAGAAATGataaaattttatcattttttttaaaactttcaCCATGAGTTTATTATTTCAGAGTCAATTTTTCATCAAGTGATTTCGGCTCCTTTTGATCGTAGTTGTGGGTAATCGAACTGTGTCATTCATACCAAATTTAGCGTCAATCGCCCAACTAATAATTggttttatcaaaaaaaaaatatgaatactCCGGCACATATCTCATTTAATATGTATCGGTCAGAGCTTCCTGACTAATGGAGGGCTGGAGGCCCCGTtcgaatattaaaaatgatccctaataaaaaaatacaaaaaaatgctttatttaaatgataaataacataaaaaatataattaccattgtatataacataaaaaaataatatcgtAATCGTTGATTAAAATGACTAGAActaaaatcattcaaaaaagaCATTGTACTTATTTGAACCAATGACCTTGCACTAAAAATATAAGATTACCACTAATCTAGTGATACACAGACCAAAGAATCTTACCTTTCTTATTAACAATTCTACAATTTTATAATCTATTCAAAACCTAATAtcggtgtattaatttatccttgtCTATTGTAATATAAAGAATatgtcactctaattaatgcataactttgaaatggattaatttgatacaatttaataagggtagaaatagaattgtaaaaataaatttaatgattgtttcttataaaaaggatcactttttttttctccaaattatttcttataaaaaggaccggagggagtaactaTTCTTATAggatctcaaaattttgaactaTGGTGTTGCCGTACGCCCGACACATAGGTATGGGCTGGCCCTGATACATGTACACCGTTGTGAtggataattttaataaattcaaaaattaataaatattatttataaactaTAGCAAAATTACCTGtgcatattaaaataaaatatataccaAATAATATATTCACTAGTTTCTCTAGTGAAATtgtgaaattaaattattatttttaggaTGCATTTGCTCTGCTAAAAACTAATGGATCGAATAAGACAACTTCAATTGTAGTGTGTCTAATTTTAAAACTGTTCATTAGACCGGACAAACACAGGCTAAGAGATtggacaaaaactaaaatttgtcTCCCTTTGAACCACATATAACTTTTTGTCCTTTTGATAAACTGTCTAAAATACTAAACTAACCTTTTGTCTAAAAAAATCATCAtgtaaaacaaaatttgttcaataccttaaattttattttatgttgttaTGTCCTGTATTGTTTTATCTAAAACTTATATTTTacgaataaaataaaataatattttactaattttactTTACACTGATGCCTAACAAGGATACcttcgtccctaattataagactctgttTGGCCACTGCACGTACgttaatgcacaattttgatcactgatatttttaattgtctatcatcagtaaaaattataaaaatttaatattttgaaaatactcatcaaaacaaattgaacaagatcttaaatgttaatatttatatttatatattattaaaaaatacgatcaaaacaagataaatgaatagtctatttttttcaaacagagtcttataattagggacggaggtagtacaTATATTAGTTCTTATAAAATTATAGTagtagggtgtgtttggtaacacaaataagctagcttatagcttattatatgagcttataaacttgtttcaaaaaattagaggtgtttggtaacaagctttttttactagcttatagttttttttcagatgctatttcaagtagcgtttgagcttatagcttatagttttttatacttttattccatttttaccctttaatttaataattacccactctaaaaaagaaactacctaataacaattatgtcattttatatttattaaccattttaaaagctaattttaccaaacactttaatttcaattagctagcttttcagctatcagctataagctatcagctagcttatagcttatttttaccaaagtCATCTATTGGTTATAGATTTATGCATCAGCTTTGAAGTCTTTGGTTCGAAATTGTTAGTAATAAAGAAACTtgtagggtgcgtttgatttgctaaaaaatatgGGACAAAATAACTTTTGctgtaccctgtttgatttgaaactgattaTGAGACTAGACAAATTAGGTAACAAAGGATcatgacaaaaacaagattttttgtccttCACTAACcacgagacaactttttgtccacagtacaattataaaaaatacgaaaatactcattttattttcgaatataaaaatattatcatccTATATCTCTCCTGTACAGTTTTGTCATTTCATTATTATCTTGTTCTATCTTGTACTGTTATGTCTAATCCTTGctattttacgaatcaaacgcacacgtagttttataattttacacGAGTAATAGTAAGATGAATAgacaagaaaaatataaattgtataaaaatcaatgaaattaaattaacatcTCCAAcagtgaagaaaaaaatttgtgtcaATGTGATTGGTTGATATGGAATATTAGtgtatttaagaaaaaaattatgaaaaatttactatttttttttaaaataaaaaatggatttgtttaatatttatgGTTAACTATGGATTCTGCTTTATATATTAGGTAATTTGGTAGTATATGGTATACTAGTAACGCAGTATCGATATTGACTGTTTACTAATTAATTTTCGTGTTGAACGATTTGCTTCTTGTTTCATCATGCATATGGAAAATCGAAAATAAACATAATACAAAAATGAATTCATAAAAGTCCATTCAACTtggttgattttttatttttttgactagaACATTTTAATTTCAGGAAGATGGCGAAataattttgaccaaaaaaatgaagacaaaatagtaataaataaatactattgtcaaatttaaaaataataaagaaatgcataatgacaatattaaattttaaacgtGGCAGTAGTGCCTTTGTGAATGGTGTAAGTGATCTGACGTTATGCTGTGCTCTCTGGAAGATAAATGGCACGATTGCGTACCATACCAACTAACACGTCCAAATATGACCATTATATTAACCTAAATTCATTTTGAAAACTTGTTTTTTAGTCaataaaaggaaaataataTATGCAAGATTATGACTTTGAGTCTttatgataagatacataaaTTATCATAGTTCATAACCTCATCTAATTTATATAAGGTTAATTGTTCTGGATAAGTCTAAAGTATATTTGCTTAAGGTGTTGCCATGTATCCAAAGTAAGGTAATTgatgtttaaaaatttgatgGTTGAACTAAAAGTACACTCTTTTTAAAATGAAACCAAGGCATATGAGTCATTTCGGGCATTTGTGAGTGGAAAAATGTTTTATCAAACCAGATTTTACATTGTAACCAAGCCACCGAGGCATTTATGTCTTTTTCAGTTTGAATGAAACTAAGTCATCTAAGCCACAAACATATGTGACATCTTTTCGCTTCTCTCAATGTCtcaccaaatttcaaattcaaatttttttcccctcatcacttattcaaaattctATATACACtgaataaattttaactatcgtaTACAGATTCTATCTAAAAAAAACTATCGTATACgggataaattatcactgatacaaaatccaaaataattatcacatgtgagacaagttataactaataaaaattttaaaataattatcaaatgtGAGAAAGTTCTAAGCAATTACAAATAAGTtccaacttatataaatttcaaataactatcatatatgaGACAATTTCTAACTGATAAAATTTCGAAATAATTATCAAACGTGAGAcaagttctaaattataaaaattaaaaaaaaaaacttttatacgggataaggtctaacttatataaatttcaaattaattatcatatacgGGACAAATTCTAAATTgtaaagatttgaaaataattatcatatgtgagacaagttcttataaaaatttcaaaaaacttattttatacgggataagttctaacttatttaaatttcaaattaactaTCTGTACAAgataaattctaactgataaaaattgagaattatttattaaatgtgagacaagttataaatcataaaaaaattataaaaaaaaaaatactttatacAGGATAATTTtgaacttatataaatttaaaattaattatcatatacgagacaaattctaacttataataatttcaaaaaacttaatttatgcAGGATAAGTTCTAACTTTGTTTTCCAATGTTCTTTTGGTTAACAAGAATGATGTAACTATTTAAAATCTTATGTCTTTTATGGGCATGTTCAAAGTGAATCTTATGTCTTTTCACAATTTTACACCACATAACCATTTTTACCtttaaaacaaatcaaaattcataattaatactttgcaaaaaatatatttgtctgCATATTTCCAACAAAATTCTAAATACTTATTAACTacatctaaattttaaaaacatttgcttccaattttgattatcaaactataacttaaaaaaatatcgtcGTAACTTTACGACCCGTGCGATggcacgggtctattactagtttaaataaaagatttatttcgtaacaatttttcaaaaaaaaaatttataatttattttactagtttatagtttatttttcaaacattGTTTTAAATACTAGTTTATATCTTACTCCTTCTGGTCTCATGTATAAGAAAACATTTACTTTTTACattcattattataaaattgatgtatctagactgcAATGTTGTCTGGATACATTAACTTTAAGaagaatctaaaaagtaaattttttcttatacgTAGAACCAGAGGagtatcattttttcttccaaatttacATCagtcattttgaagaaaaaaaattgattaaacacatatttttatgtcatttcttacttataagctagttcaaccattaattttatcaaacactacaaattcaatcggTTAATTTATTTGCTATAAGTTCATCCCcaataaattaacttatcagtTATGCGCTGTTTACTAAACAAAACCTTTGTAAATTgggtttctatatatattttaaatgtgtaagtctagtattatttaattttcCTTAATACTTTAAAGTTTTTGGTGAAGATGTGACATTTTTTCCTCTTGTGATCCTGGAGCATATTTGACACGAAGTTTGTCCCGAACTTCCCGGACTCTCCAACAATATAGAACCTTTTTGAATAAATGaggaaaattaaataaattgattgtaatattgaatttattgacaatggattaatattattttataaatttatcctttaaaaaaatgagttataaaattaaaaattgcagAAAAATAGCAGCTGCTACTTTTGGATTTTATTTGTGTAGGTACGGTACCATTGTCTCACCAAATATTGGGGTTAGTTGGGAAAGTATAGCAGCTGCCTAGTAATAGTTTCACCATGAtgttgacaaaaacaaaatgctATAGATATATGTGAACAGGATGATGAATATAGAAAGAGAAATGTTATTTCAACACAATAttctaacaaaaatataacaaaattttactttatgcttttattaatattttttgcacaTCTCGATAATTGTGTTGTGAGTGGAGAAAGTTTGTATCGTATTTTTGTCCGATCTTTTTGTGTTCATATAACGCTACTCATATAGAaatatgtaatatatatatatagtacatgAGAAAATTCTACGGTATACAAAAGTTGTATAGTCAAAGGTATCAAgtcaatatattaattaattaattaacgaaTAAAATATCCAAGTTAATTAATTGTCACATATTATTCTTGCAAGTGGAAATAGCACACAACAAACAAGTATGTATATGTATGATTGTTGTTTGAAAAATGTGGTAAGTAAGGATTAGGAGGTTGGTGACCTACCAACATATATAGCAAGAGATGAGTAGCTTTTATTTTAGGCAATTGTGAGTTGTGACAATATATATTAACTCAACCAACCTAACCCATTATGCGATCATATATTCATAGTGCGCACTTCCCGTAATCCATTTTCAAACATATGATTcattaattatgtcattttatatgaGCATATTCCTACGTAAATTTATGATGTTTTCATAATAGTGTTGAATTGAAGGCTTTGCTAAAAGATTCTCCTGCTATTTTTTGTGttagagaaaaaacaaataaaggcTAGAGAGAGTATAATAGTATGGTTGAACTTGAAGGTTCCTTACACAGAAGTTGATCTTTACATGATCAAAACAGTTGTGGATAGTGGAACGCCTGTTCACTACGGTGGTGGTGAGAGGCGGAGGGTACCTATAAGAAACATGGACATTCAAGTCTGTATTTGGGTAGAGTGAGAGGTTAAGAGTAAGAAAATAGAATAGATAATCCTTCTAATTGAGAAGGATATATGTCGGGGCAAATTTGACATCCTCGATATTAATAATTGTCAAAATAACGGcggaatttttttctttctttcacacATTACATGGGGTTTATATCTCTATATTCTCAGATTATAGTCCTATTATGTCATTCATTACTTCAAGAGCTAGCAATACACATATTAGGtattaccaatcgttagttggtttagtggtgattgacgctgaacttggtagggaggaccacggttcgatcccccgcaactgcgatcgggagggggctggaaccacttgatgccagaactgacccccgaaccagattcaaccggtggtgaaaaaccaaaaaaatacacatattaGGTATGTATGATCTTTTATGGGACCacgtgaatttcaaccaataaaaaagagtgtgtttgttaaagagtgtgttgctagcattattcttgtTTCATCACTTGATTCTCCGTTTTATTGTGAGTGTACGTAAGATAAATacttataagaaaaatatatgggtaaaagtaaaaataaactCTCAATAGCTTGATTCTCCATACTAATGAACTCTCGATGATCAATAGCTCATTTTGACCCCTTGAAGGATTAGAGAGGCCGTTTTGATTTTCAGTGTAACACGATATTCTTTCCTTTCATCAAACGAAATAGATCATCATGTGCAGTTGTGACCCTTACCCAAAAgcaaaaataaagaattaaaacaGAATCAGAGTAAAGAGAAAGAACATCTCTTACGTGCATTATGGGAtgtgtttgttttctttctcttttttaattGTGACGTGCAACtaaaatagagagaaaaaataattctaCTTTTCATGCACTGTAATTCTTAGTTCTTACACTCATCTCTCTTTATAATTCTCTTACTTACTCATCAATCACTAATTATATTTCacctttttcttttacaaataaaaatattcaatatattaataaatatagaataattacaCAAAAATGAAAGACAAATAGATAATGTCGATACTCTTTTTGAATGGTAAAACCAATTATCTTAAAATCAATATTCATAATCTTTTGAACACAACAATGTTATGCATGATTTTTTGAACTTTTTGCAAAAGACTCACAGACTCAAGTTCTAGAAAGTCAAGTGTCAAACACAAATGATATAAAAACATGTTTGATtatcaaatcatatattttttttcttcatgtttagTCACTTTActtaaaaacacatttttttggattttaattaatcatattaCTATATAATTACACACATATCTACtatataatttcttttcttttttaaaggaaaaattTGTAAATCTAGTCACTTGCaatttgacaacaaaaaaaattaacggtaAATTTCCTTTCTAAGCTTGAAAAAACAGTAGGCCTGCCACCACCACATGTATACACTTGAGAaaatcttttcaaaaaataaaagcaacTAACAAGAGGTAGGAATATGAACTTTACAATTTGTGTGTGAAAGATTCCCAACCTCATTGTACAGCTGCATCAATCCTGAATTGGTATATACAGCTGTAATTGGTAGTATTTTAGATCCATACATACCTCACTTGGATAACATAAGCTGATTATGATGAGGCAGTTGCAACTTTTCAATGCATAAGGCTGAATCTAAAACAAGAGATATGCTATTCTGGACCTAAACATCATAAATGCAAAAACGTGTATACTATTACATACATATGTAGAAGACAAGTTAGCACAGCTTGCTATTGCTATCACCAGCCAACCACACCTTGCCGTCATATATTTGTTTATCATTTTGAAAGACAAATgagatttatattaaaaaaatacccACAATACTTTTACCTCATATATACTCCTTctggttctttttataagagacagtCGTGTCAACAAAAATCGATGTATTTAGATTATATTATGAACCAattacatcaacttttgttgactcaattgtctcttataaaaatgaccggaCGTCATATTGTTTTCAATACTCTTATGACATCAAGACAAACAAACTATTTAAAATTGTGCTGCTAAATTAAAGTGATAAGCacgatataaataatttaaaataattttaaaattttaaaataatttatagtaCAAGTTACagttaaatataaataaaattggattgcATATTGCAGATTCCCAACATCAATAGATGTACATGAACAACTACACTGATACCAATACAATTTTCGGAGGCATGGATCAACCACAGAAAACTTTGCGAATACTACTAGTAGTGAATACCAGCAGCAGGACTAGAATAGATACATCTTTACGAGGTTGAACAAATTGCACCTCCATAAATTATTCTGatgtaaaaattgaataaaataacaACAATCACTTCATCCACACACCAGTCATCAGTTATGTTAGCATCCTGAGAAGTCCACTATTTGCATCCCTCTTCCAGCAACAGCAATTTGATAATGATTCCTGAATAAGACGCGATCAAGAGTTAAGAGAAAGaacattataatatattcaTCACTCAACCCGGTCATTCACTCATAAAATAATCACCTGCTATAAGCCCTAGCAGATAATGCTTCTGGCTCCGGCACACTAACTATTAGGTGTGCACGTTCTATTAGTTTATTCTGCTGAAGATGCCAGCATCTGACCCGCTGATCAAGTCCAGTCGAAAACACCCAAGATCCATCCGTCCAGACACCTTCATAAAATAAAGGTTGATAGTCATGCAAAACTgaaaaacttttattaaaaaatatccTAAAAGTTCCAACTTTATATACTAAGCTTCAATTTGATAGTGATTCAAATGGATTTGGTTTGCAAAGTACCATTAACATTTTATCATTTAGCAGAAGAAAAGCAGATGCAAATCTCTAGAAAATTTGCATTAGAAATTCTTATAACAAGGAACATTCTATGGGGATAAATAGGTTTAAGATTCCCAGGGGGACAAAAAGCTAGATGAAGTAAATGAAAAAATTAGTAGAGACAACCAACAAAGCATTATATAAACAGTGAAGACAGGTAGATAGACAGATAGATAGAGAAATTTAATTGTGTGGATTTACCTTTCACAGAAGAGCTGTGGGCCGAAGGAAACTTTTCAGAATTTAAGAATCTGATATTGTAGTTTCTACTCTGATTTAGAAAATTGGAGTCCTTTATATATTCAGGTTCAGTGACCAAATGTGTTACAGTTATTGTTTTAGGTGATAACTCAACCACAAGATGATGAATTGATTGATCATCACCCCCACTAACTATGCTGTACAAACAAGTATCATTATTTTGCCCACCTTTTATCTCTGAAACATGTAGACAATTGACACCAGATTGGTGAACATTTTTTAAAAGGCGTAGAGACTGTATTTCACATATTTCCACTGATGAATCATCAGTCTTAGTTTCTAACTCTGGGGAAGCTGTATGCATAGCTTGAGAACAAACCATATTGCTGTCTTCAGATTTATTTGGCACTGAAGAGGTCCCATTTGTAGTAGAATTGATGCTTTCATCATTGTTTTTTGCTTTTGAAGTCGCCAAATTGTTATCTTGTCTTTTCTTTGATAACCCAATTCTTAAAGATCTCCACTGTCTACCACCCTGACTCCCTCTCCCCGTGCGTGGTCGTTTTTGACAGTCAAAAAGCTTCTCTACATCACAAACTGAAACTCTCTGCATAAAAGCTTCCACACTGTCAGTCAGATCCCAAAATGTAACATTCCCATCAGTAGATCCACTAATCACAATGTAACCATTTCCAACTTGTATGTTATCTGCAAAAGAAAGTTTATACATATTAAAGCAGGGAAATAGATCATAAACATATATAGGacctttaaatttattcttctaCATATTTTAAGAAGTATGAGAAAGTAATAAGGCATTCATCTTAACAAATAATATCTTTCATTTCATACACTAAGAAACAAGATGGAGACAATTTCTCCATGAGACGGACGCACTAAAGAGGTACCTatcaaactattttattttatagtacTGCCTTTGGTCTATTAAAATAAGCCATGATAAACCAAGTGATTGGGCTTACCTCCCGACCGAACTCTGGCACCAGAACCCCTTTCCCCCAGGAACCAAtgattaagacaaaaaaaaaatgatcataaGTAAAACCAAAACATTGAGACAGTCTTTCAATTTAGGCTTGGGTGATGAGTGCATCATACATCAAGTCTTTTCACCATTAATTGTGATATTAGGCGACAGGTAATTGCCACCTTAAATTATGAAGAGACTTAAATTATGAAGAGACAGACTTCAAAAGAATTCTATATTAGTATTACAACAGAACTTCTACATCAATGTGAAAAAAGGAAGGGATTAGGTGGTCCACAACTCTCGCAACCAAACACTGAAATGGAGTGCCAGACAAACCTTTATAAGGCCTACGAATGGGAAAGATGATGTGTTGCAGTGACAAAACAGGTGCCAATAAAGGAACAAGTAATGCGATGTCAAACCTGCCAACAAGTAAAAGCGAAAGAGTTGTCATATGCAGTCGGAAATACCAGAAATCCGAGGAAAAAACTCATAGAATTTTATGGAAATAATAGTTAATACCATAAGCGAAAGGGCAAAACTAAAGCCCGTAACATAACTGTAGCATCTGAAcaagcaacaacaacaaaacagaCAGATATCCTGAAAGATATACATAATAGAACTTtagtttcacttttttttttggggggtgAAATTAGTTTGAGTTCAAAAAAATACAGaatcaaataagaaaaaatcaGGCATCTCCTATAACCTGGAACCAGCACATTTAACAAGAAAAGCAGTGACTGCAAGATATCTCCAGTCATCCTCATGTTGATCTCTGACCAAGCTCATCATTCCGCCTTCAGAAACCAGTGATCCAGGTTCAGCGCCAACTTTTATATTAGAACCATTTTCAGCAACACCAACTACTTTATTTTCTGCATATCTGTGTGTAGTTGAATATTTGGTTCGCATGTCAGTGGAAAGCCACTGGAACGTCATTGAAGAGGacaaatttgacaaaatttgaTCATCAACTTCTTTTGAATTATGCTGATTATCAGTTAGTAAATCAGTTTTGTTGTCCCTCTTACTTTTAAGTAACCAAGAAGTTAAGACACGCTTTGCACCCACAGATATTAGTAAAGTTGGATTATCTTTGTCCTCATTTGCAGCAATTAGTTCGCTCCTCTCACCAGGTACATTGCTTGTAACTGATGGAATGGTGTGTAGTTTTGAGACACAACAAATTGATCGTACAGCTGATCCTCCAACATGCTCACCAAGCAATTTTGACATGGACCAATTCTTAATACCTGGAGAGTACCTAAATCAACAGACAGATACACATTAGGAGTTAACGACATACTCAAGCGAATTCTAAAGACAACAGAGATAAATGGTTTTACCAAGTCAATCTCACAGTCCCATCTTCACATCCAGTTGCAATCCAACTTGATTTAGAAAATAATGCATGCTTATAATTATCTCCGAGAAGCATATCTTCATATATAAAGCACAAGGAATGTATTTCTCTCCCATGGAATTGCATATGCAAACTCATAGGGTATATCTTCCCACCGTTATCATTAACCCAGTGtctatgtatatatataatttcatcctgaaaatattgaaataatTTGTCCAGGATATTcagaataaattgaaaaatatatttgtgataACAAAAACAACAGCCACCCAAGACAAAATAGGCCCAGTGCCTAATGAAAAGGTGGGTATTGGTAAAAGCTTAAAAAGTAGCTACTGCTAAAATTAGAAATGAAACTTGATGCTAAAAGTGTAGCAATAGTTTTAGTACTTTCTCAGGCTTCACCAACACCCATGTATTGAtgcaataaataattaaatagagCTAAACATTGAGTATGAAATCTAAAGACTGCACATAGCAAAAGGGCAATCATATTTAACTGACTGTTATTCAAGATTTGGTTTCTTTAAAGTGAAGGATGTACTTAAAAGGATTAAATCTGGATTTATAACCATTGattgaaaattcaaaagttGAGATTCAACTAACTTAATAATTTGTTATCTATGCATGTATTTTATCacaataaaaattggtttttaaaccAATGGTTATCATTGCACTTTATTCTCTAAATTGGGATCCTCTTAAGTGCATCCCCGCTTTAAAGGAGGCAAATCATTTTATTTAACATTATCCAGTCCATCTTGTTAggttcaaccaataaaaaaaaagtgaggcATTATACAGACTATGAAATTTACATTGTTCTTATTCAAGCCAAACACATAAAATGATCTCAAATATAGAGAATTGTAGTCACTGTGaagatttttttaaagagtGTAACATTTTTTAAAGATTTGGTTTCTTTAAAGTGAAGGATGTACTTAAAAGGA
This genomic interval from Trifolium pratense cultivar HEN17-A07 linkage group LG6, ARS_RC_1.1, whole genome shotgun sequence contains the following:
- the LOC123891066 gene encoding uncharacterized protein LOC123891066 isoform X2, whose translation is MRLWGHNLDVLRIASGTIFNEIVVWKVAPQHDKSSRTPENHDHQGSNCSSLKDNLYEAFHICKLVGHEGSIFRIAWSSSGSKLVSVSDDRSARVWDVPIEREDSLYHDPIAIVLFGHNARVWDCCISDNFIVTVSEDCTCRIWGIDGEQLQVIREHIGRGIWRCLYDPNLSIVITAGFDSAIKVHRPHACLSRGLAAAQLSPESTEIFSISIPDVLEHVGLMDSKSEYVRCLRFSSQDSLYVATNHGYLYHAKLCEAGGAHWNQLVQVSNGAPIICMDLLSKDSFELGCGEEDWIAVGDGKGNMTVIGVTKNDCTPTVISSFTWQAEVERQLLGTYWCKSLGCRYVFTANPRGGLKLWRLPDPSQSNSQISVRNNIVSHAAEFISSYGMRIMCLDACLEEEVLACGDVRGNMVLFPLLKNLVLGTSVAQEMKITPVNHFKGVHGISSVSSVVVTKLVYNQIEIRSTGADGCICYLEYDREMQNFQFTGMKQVKELTLIEHVSVDNNSEDASSRSYAAGFASVDFIVWNLANENKVMKIPCGGWRRPHSYFLGDIPEMKNCFAFVKDEIIYIHRHWVNDNGGKIYPMSLHMQFHGREIHSLCFIYEDMLLGDNYKHALFSKSSWIATGCEDGTVRLTWYSPGIKNWSMSKLLGEHVGGSAVRSICCVSKLHTIPSVTSNVPGERSELIAANEDKDNPTLLISVGAKRVLTSWLLKSKRDNKTDLLTDNQHNSKEVDDQILSNLSSSMTFQWLSTDMRTKYSTTHRYAENKVVGVAENGSNIKVGAEPGSLVSEGGMMSLVRDQHEDDWRYLAVTAFLVKCAGSRISVCFVVVACSDATVMLRALVLPFRLWFDIALLVPLLAPVLSLQHIIFPIRRPYKDNIQVGNGYIVISGSTDGNVTFWDLTDSVEAFMQRVSVCDVEKLFDCQKRPRTGRGSQGGRQWRSLRIGLSKKRQDNNLATSKAKNNDESINSTTNGTSSVPNKSEDSNMVCSQAMHTASPELETKTDDSSVEICEIQSLRLLKNVHQSGVNCLHVSEIKGGQNNDTCLYSIVSGGDDQSIHHLVVELSPKTITVTHLVTEPEYIKDSNFLNQSRNYNIRFLNSEKFPSAHSSSVKGVWTDGSWVFSTGLDQRVRCWHLQQNKLIERAHLIVSVPEPEALSARAYSRNHYQIAVAGRGMQIVDFSGC
- the LOC123891066 gene encoding uncharacterized protein LOC123891066 isoform X3; this translates as MRVWFGQIVVWKVAPQHDKSSRTPENHDHQGSNCSSLKDNLYEAFHICKLVGHEGSIFRIAWSSSGSKLVSVSDDRSARVWDVPIEREDSLYHDPIAIVLFGHNARVWDCCISDNFIVTVSEDCTCRIWGIDGEQLQVIREHIGRGIWRCLYDPNLSIVITAGFDSAIKVHRPHACLSRGLAAAQLSPESTEIFSISIPDVLEHVGLMDSKSEYVRCLRFSSQDSLYVATNHGYLYHAKLCEAGGAHWNQLVQVSNGAPIICMDLLSKDSFELGCGEEDWIAVGDGKGNMTVIGVTKNDCTPTVISSFTWQAEVERQLLGTYWCKSLGCRYVFTANPRGGLKLWRLPDPSQSNSQISVRNNIVSHAAEFISSYGMRIMCLDACLEEEVLACGDVRGNMVLFPLLKNLVLGTSVAQEMKITPVNHFKGVHGISSVSSVVVTKLVYNQIEIRSTGADGCICYLEYDREMQNFQFTGMKQVKELTLIEHVSVDNNSEDASSRSYAAGFASVDFIVWNLANENKVMKIPCGGWRRPHSYFLGDIPEMKNCFAFVKDEIIYIHRHWVNDNGGKIYPMSLHMQFHGREIHSLCFIYEDMLLGDNYKHALFSKSSWIATGCEDGTVRLTWYSPGIKNWSMSKLLGEHVGGSAVRSICCVSKLHTIPSVTSNVPGERSELIAANEDKDNPTLLISVGAKRVLTSWLLKSKRDNKTDLLTDNQHNSKEVDDQILSNLSSSMTFQWLSTDMRTKYSTTHRYAENKVVGVAENGSNIKVGAEPGSLVSEGGMMSLVRDQHEDDWRYLAVTAFLVKCAGSRISVCFVVVACSDATVMLRALVLPFRLWFDIALLVPLLAPVLSLQHIIFPIRRPYKDNIQVGNGYIVISGSTDGNVTFWDLTDSVEAFMQRVSVCDVEKLFDCQKRPRTGRGSQGGRQWRSLRIGLSKKRQDNNLATSKAKNNDESINSTTNGTSSVPNKSEDSNMVCSQAMHTASPELETKTDDSSVEICEIQSLRLLKNVHQSGVNCLHVSEIKGGQNNDTCLYSIVSGGDDQSIHHLVVELSPKTITVTHLVTEPEYIKDSNFLNQSRNYNIRFLNSEKFPSAHSSSVKGVWTDGSWVFSTGLDQRVRCWHLQQNKLIERAHLIVSVPEPEALSARAYSRNHYQIAVAGRGMQIVDFSGC